A single window of Aspergillus puulaauensis MK2 DNA, chromosome 5, nearly complete sequence DNA harbors:
- a CDS encoding DnaJ domain protein (COG:O;~EggNog:ENOG410QDQN;~InterPro:IPR001623,IPR036869,IPR018253;~PFAM:PF00226) produces MVKLDVRRDYYADLGLTHSADSEDIKKQFRKLALKYHPDRNPGREVESNAKFQAIQAAHEILIDPHQRLKYDTDRLRNGYYGPTRPSAARKDPTAGFPSAKPNTKAPFSERPKSFHHGPSSGAQRYASYARAAPKQPWEKMRDETQTRADAYRGFQEMKGNGMPGWSSFDPRTGRSGQPGAAPRPTGTANGSARPKSAYEKMYTGAKPTAAESAHAQSQSAKKKQGFAPRAAGGDEPMAANTASYRNASRFDRFGAAPSPTARKPAAGFPSGTENNMSTPEYERARSTYATAGGEKTFFSSSMLGRSDSARASPKNPNSRPHTNPPSPDPQENGRHRSVSPDRTRNYDSTSSSDLSEDEVTFKPKAVPKSRLRQQQKFANFHKTNGWFGAAAHDSDSASSARNNSDTPVFAKKADFSFGAKKFPQNGAFKSNSHDDLRKSSRREPFGYSQDTSNSNYRGRASERNSPPAATDSIPKRESSNPESASQQQAPFSSENFLSADWTAAFQFKNFSDALPTNDGAQRQPNSQRTRSPRKQTRPPNRVRPTPQQASVATEAEEAESTVGGRESQAPDVGGEAMDLDDETPAKTAQPSPAPQRPNSSREKTAPSPSRPRPNSKSGGNKEASANPLNMNILGGVFPFTTTNSGGLEDLKDISSTLPFESQPKAPKTTMDDTHPRKLICPNPPKRPEPPQPVPISAGSKQMAIPRMALDRYIAEINTYVREWETFDGQMVGHFLSRHKSNLTEMAPNWLGAIGDSTRPGDDENSGDDSDDDAGPTARRGFTSYKNALVQDEKVMKHWEVARERHLECMLKYGQMREWVRAGGKVL; encoded by the exons ATGGTCAAGCTAGACGTGCGAAGAGACTATTATGCAGACCTGGGTCTCACGCATAGTGCAGATTCTGAGGATATCAAAAAACAGTTCAGGAAATTAG CTCTTAAATATCACCCAGATCGGAACCCAGGAAGAGAGGTGGAATCCAACGCAAAGTTCCAGGCGATTCAAGCAGCGCACGAGATCTTGATTGATCCACACCAGCGGCTGAAATACGACACCGATCGACTTCGAAATGGTTACTATGGGCCTACCAGACCGAGCGCTGCTCGAAAAGACCCGACGGCGGGCTTCCCCTCCGCCAAACCGAATACAAAGGCGCCCTTCTCCGAACGTCCAAAGTCCTTCCACCATGGTCCTTCCTCAGGTGCTCAGCGGTACGCTAGTTATGCACGGGCTGCACCGAAGCAGCCGTGGGAGAAGATGCGCGACGAAACGCAGACCCGCGCGGATGCATATCGAGGGTTCCAGGAGATGAAAGGAAACGGTATGCCCGGATGGTCCTCTTTTGATCCTCGCACTGGACGATCAGGACAGCCCGGGGCGGCACCCAGACCGACTGGCACAGCAAACGGATCTGCGAGACCGAAATCCGCATACGAGAAAATGTACACAGGCGCGAAACCTACGGCCGCTGAGTCTGCCCATGCTCAATCCCAAtctgcgaagaagaagcaaggcTTTGCTCCAAGAGCTGCAGGTGGTGATGAACCGATGGCCGCAAACACAGCTTCTTATAGGAATGCCTCCCGATTTGATCGTTTCGGTGCGGCACCGTCTCCGACTGCGAGGAAGCCTGCCGCTGGTTTCCCTAGCGGTACTGAGAATAATATGAGTACTCCGGAATatgagagggcgaggagcaCGTACGCCACAGCTGGAGGCGaaaagaccttcttctctAGTTCTATGCTTGGGCGCTCCGACAGCGCGCGCGCGTCCCCTAAGAATCCCAATTCGCGTCCGCACACCAACCCCCCGAGCCCCGACCCGCAAGAGAATGGGCGACACCGAAGCGTAAGTCCAGATAGAACGCGAAATTATGACTCGACTAGCTCTAGTGACCTcagcgaggacgaggttACGTTCAAACCCAAGGCAGTGCCTAAGAGTAGGCTTCGACAACAACAGAAATTCGCCAACTTTCATAAAACCAACGGATGGTTTGGGGCTGCAGCGCACGATTCTGACTCTGCGAGCTCAGCGAGGAATAACTCCGACACGCCGGTGTTCGCTAAGAAAGCCGACTTCTCGTTTGGAGCCAAGAAGTTCCCTCAGAACGGAGCTTTCAAGAGCAATAGCCATGATGACCTACGAAAATCTAGTCGCAGAGAGCCGTTTGGCTATTCCCAAGATACATCGAACTCCAATTACCGTGGACGTGCATCGGAAAGAAACAGTCCGCCGGCCGCCACGGATAGCATCCCTAAACGAGAGTCGTCCAACCCGGAATCGGCCTCTCAACAGCAAGCACCATTTTCATCAGAAAACTTCTTAAGTGCCGACTGGACGGCAGCGTTCCAGTTCAAGAACTTTTCAGATGCTCTGCCGACTAATGATGGTGCTCAGCGGCAGCCAAATTCCCAGCGCACCCGGAGCCCTCGAAAGCAAACCAGACCACCGAATAGGGTACGGCCTACTCCGCAGCAAGCCAGCGTCGCAACGGAagctgaggaggctgagtCAACTGTCGGAGGACGTGAAAGCCAGGCACCTGATGTGGGCGGGGAGGCCATGGACCTTGACGACGAAACTCCAGCCAAAACTGCCCAGCCATCACCGGCGCCTCAGAGGCCGAATAGCAGCAGAGAGAAGACAGCGCCATCTCCGTCAAGACCACGGCCAAACTCAAAGTCTGGTGGGAACAAAGAAGCCTCAGCAAATCCTCTGAACATGAATATCTTGGGCGGTGTATTCCCTTTCACCACCACGAATAGCGGTGGCCTGGAAGATCTGAAGGATATATCCTCCACTCTTCCGTTCGAGTCCCAGCCCAAGGCACCAAAGACAACTATGGACGACACACATCCTCGAAAGCTGATCTGCCCCAATCCTCCCAAGCGCCCTGAACCTCCACAGCCTGTCCCGATTAGCGCGGGATCAAAACAAATGGCCATACCGCGAATGGCGTTAGACCGGTATATCGCCGAAATAAACACTTATGTTCGTGAGTGGGAAACATTTGACGGTCAAATGGTCGGCCATTTCCTCTCCCGCCACAAGAGTAATTTAACGGAGATGGCACCCAACTGGCTCGGCGCAATTGGAGACTCGACACGTCcaggtgatgatgagaattctggcgatgacagcgatgacgatgcaGGCCCTACAGCTCGACGAGG
- the MTG2 gene encoding GTP-binding protein Obg (COG:B,T;~EggNog:ENOG410PH3Q;~InterPro:IPR036726,IPR006073,IPR027417,IPR006169, IPR031167;~PFAM:PF01018,PF01926;~go_function: GO:0005525 - GTP binding [Evidence IEA]), translating into MATQRTSLRSLTSLLSQRSACFRYTAQRPGAFKISYRRYTTDIESNEPIDQATVDESPSHLNPSPEDYSRFIFQDRCRSTIYAGSGGHGCVSFQREKYIPDGPPNGGDGGSGGGVYIQAIEGMTSLHKLARGGIIKATRGKNGQGKSKGGKRGEDVLIQVPVGTVVREVDRHDPVAAEKRRQKLMKKASNDEELEELGITPVRHDRWVLYPGANPSDFLMTVFPKNPPRRQSIAALEPEAPIYLDLSRHMDKPILLAAGGAGGLGNPHWVSRDHPRPRFASRGEGAKRLELEFELKLLADVGLVGKPNAGKSTLLRSMTNSRTRVGNWAFTTLEPNIGTVVIDNDKGRPLVELEGKAPRKRFTMADIPGLIKDAHLDRGLGLGFLRHIERAGILAFVVDLSAGNPIEELQELWNELKKYEELREMEPASHGESEDDLTWNPPRHGLPELQTEHKTELARSKDNLPELLLPAIHTKPWFVVATKCDLPETQGRFRTLQDYLRGVEQGEHEHPGGYESGWREKIFAIPVSAMRGENVQQIPRLVMQLLD; encoded by the coding sequence ATGGCGACACAACGAACGAGCCTCCGAAGCTTGACCAGCTTGTTGTCGCAGCGAAGCGCTTGTTTCCGGTATACAGCGCAGAGGCCAGGCGCATTCAAGATAAGCTACCGCCGATACACTACGGACATCGAATCCAATGAGCCGATAGACCAGGCCACAGTCGACGAATCTCCATCACACCTCAACCCCTCTCCCGAAGACTATTCGCGGTTCATCTTCCAAGACAGATGTCGCTCAACAATCTACGCCGGTTCCGGAGGTCACGGCTGTGTCTCCTTTCAGCGAGAAAAGTACATTCCAGACGGACCTCCGAATGGCGGTgacggcggcagcggcggaGGCGTTTACATACAGGCCATCGAAGGGATGACCAGCCTGCACAAACTTGCTCGGGGCGGAATAATCAAGGCAACCCGAGGAAAGAATGGCCAGGGGAAAAGTAAGGGTGGAAAGCGCGGTGAAGATGTTCTCATACAGGTTCCTGTGGGTACGGTCGTGCGTGAGGTAGACCGACATGACCCCGTTGCTGCGGAAAAGCGACGGCAGAAACTGATGAAGAAAGCGTCAAATgacgaggaattggaggaacTTGGCATTACGCCTGTTCGTCACGATCGCTGGGTCCTTTATCCTGGTGCGAACCCGTCGGATTTCCTGATGACTGTGTTTCCAAAGAATCCGCCGCGGAGGCAAAGCATTGCTGCGCTTGAGCCGGAAGCGCCTATATACCTTGATCTGTCGAGACATATGGATAAGCCGATTTTACTAGCGGCCGGGGGTGCTGGAGGCTTGGGAAACCCACATTGGGTTTCTCGTGACCATCCTCGACCCCGGTTTGCTTCGCGTGGAGAGGGTGCTAAGCGTTTGGAATTGGAATTTGAATTGAAGCTGCTTGCAGACGTTGGATTGGTCGGCAAACCCAACGCTGGGAAGAGTACCTTGCTTCGCTCCATGACGAACAGTCGGACTCGCGTCGGGAACTGGGCCTTCACTACGCTTGAGCCCAATATCGGGACCGTGGTTATCGACAACGACAAAGGGCGGCCCTTGGTTGAACTCGAAGGGAAAGCCCCGCGAAAGAGGTTCACAATGGCAGACATCCCGGGGTTGATCAAGGATGCTCATTTGGACCGTGGCTTAGGCTTAGGGTTCTTGCGACATATTGAGCGAGCAGGAATCCTTGCCTTTGTGGTGGATCTTAGTGCTGGTAACCCCATCGAGGAGTTGCAAGAACTGTGGAATGAACTTAAAAAATATGAAGAGCTGCGCGAGATGGAGCCAGCTTCCCACGGCGAGAGCGAGGACGATCTGACTTGGAATCCGCCACGGCATGGCCTACCTGAACTACAGACCGAACATAAAACCGAGCTGGCACGGTCGAAAGACAATCTTCCAGAGCTTTTGCTTCCGGCTATACATACAAAACCATGGTTTGTTGTGGCCACGAAGTGCGATCTCCCCGAAACCCAAGGGCGATTCAGGACACTTCAGGATTACCTTCGCGGAGTCGAACAGGGCGAACATGAACACCCAGGAGGGTATGAAAGTggttggagggagaagatATTTGCGATTCCCGTAAGTGCTATGCGGGGGGAGAATGTCCAGCAGATTCCAAGGCTTGTAATGCAGCTTTTGGATTAA
- a CDS encoding MFS transporter (COG:G;~EggNog:ENOG410PH2P;~InterPro:IPR020846,IPR011701,IPR036259;~PFAM:PF07690;~TransMembrane:12 (i21-45o65-87i99-117o129-148i160-179o199-223i314-334o370-389i401-420o432-455i462-480o500-518i);~go_function: GO:0022857 - transmembrane transporter activity [Evidence IEA];~go_process: GO:0055085 - transmembrane transport [Evidence IEA]): MFKRPAFLQSRRNEKREGDWSAFPIRQLFVLALCRICEPIAFMSIFPYVYHMVESFNVADDDGKIALYAGLITSSFTFAEFSAGMFWGRMSDKIGRKPVLVMGLIGTAISMVVFGFAPNLATAMIARSLGGLLNGNIGVLQTTVAEIVTVKEHQPRAYSIMPFVWCLGSIIGPAMGGALSQPCDNYPTLFSKGTVFEKFPFLLPNLVCVVVLVSGVVVGLLFLEETHPEKKYRRDRGLELGNWLIGRCWGSGVQDADVKADSAGCDDEEMAPPAYRSTESSPRLGPVKDEVDTLSGDDDIERQMGRRSSGTPKAFTRQVVFNIIAYGILAYHSVSFDQLMPVFLSTPKSDANVALPFKFTGGLGLTTKTIGLMLAVQGVYSMIAQLWLFPFVVRHFGTLRTFRFVLLVWPPLYLLVPYLILLPEKLQMTAAYVALICKITFHVIAFPSTAILLANAAPSSKVLGSINGAAASTASLSRAFGPSVTGFLHSKGLDSGYSVISWWACGIVCTIGAIQSFWMEEPEPRKDLDEKNPEPNTSHSSRNAMRGSFTTDKEDGTAEEVRRLLSSARTSVDEFEIPSMGLSATDSRPARE, from the exons ATGTTCAAGCGACCAGCATTTCTGCAGAGCCGGCGCAATGAGAAGCGCGAGGGTGATTGGTCAGCGTTTCCTATACGCCAGCTTTTTGTACTAG CACTTTGCCGCATCTGCGAGCCAATCGCGTTCATGTCAATTTTCCCATATGTCTATCACATGGTGGAATCGTTCAACGTCgcagacgatgatggcaagaTTGCCCTTTACGCCGGTTTAATCACCTCCTCATTTACTTTCGCCGAATTCTCAGCTGGTATGTTCTGGGGCCGGATGAGCGACAAGATTGGTAGGAAGCCGGTACTAGTCATGGGCCTGATTGGAACGGCCATTAGTATGGTCGTGTTTGGATTCGCTCCCAATTTGGCGACAGCTATGATTGCTCGCTCCTTGGGCGGGCTGTTGAACGGAAACATTGGGGTTCTGCAGACGACTGTCGCCGAGATCGTCACGGTCAAAGAGCATCAACCACGCGCCTACTCGATCATGCCGTTCGTCTGGTGTTTGGGGTCCATCATTGGACCGGCGATGGGCGGTGCGTTGTCACAGCCATGCGACAATTATCCCACATTATTCTCGAAAGGGACCGTGTTCGAAAAGTTTCCATTTCTGCTGCCCAACTTAGTCTGTGTTGTCGTGCTGGtgtctggggttgtggttgggttgctgttcctggaggagaCTCATCCGGAAAAGAAGTATCGTCGTGACCGAGGTTTGGAACTGGGCAACTGGCTGATTGGCAGATGCTGGGGTTCGGGCGTGCAGGACGCGGATGTCAAAGCGGATTCAGCCGGTtgtgacgatgaagagatggCCCCGCCAGCTTACCGGAGCACAGAATCCTCCCCTCGTTTGGGTCCAGTGAAGGATGAGGTCGATACTCTTTCCGGAGATGACGACATTGAGAGGCAGATGGGCCGACGGTCAAGTGGTACACCAAAGGCCTTTACGAGACAAGTTGttttcaacatcatcgcATATGGAATCCTTGCATA CCATAGCGTCTCGTTTGACCAGCTAATGCCCGTCTTCCTGAGCACCCCGAAGAGTGACGCAAATGTTGCCCTGCCATTCAAGTTTACGGGTGGCCTAGGACTAACAACCAAAACAATTGGACTGATGCTTGCAGTGCAAGGCGTATACTCCATGATCGCGCAGCTCTGGCTATTTCCCTTCGTCGTTCGTCACTTTGGGACCCTACGCACATTTCGCTTCGTGCTTCTCGTTTGGCCGCCGCTTTACTTGCTAGTCCCATATCTGATTCTCCTACCCGAGAAGCTTCAAATGACGGCCGCATATGTCGCCCTGATCTGCAAGATCACCTTCCATGTCATCGCCTTCCCCTCCACCGCAATTCTGCTTGCCAACGCAGCGCCCTCATCGAAGGTTCTTGGATCAATCAATGGTGCTGCCGCCTCGACAGCCAGTCTGAGCCGTGCCTTTGGACCGAGTGTAACCGGATTCCTCCACTCCAAGGGCCTTGACAGCGGTTACTCCGTGATCTCATGGTGGGCTTGTGGTATTGTGTGCACCATTGGTGCCATTCAGAGCTTCTGGATGGAGGAGCCCGAGCCACGCAAGGACCTTGATGAGAAGAACCCTGAGCCAAACACGTCTCACTCTAGCAGGAACGCCATGCGGGGCTCCTTCACGACGGACAAAGAAGATGgcaccgccgaggaagtgCGGAGACTACTCTCCTCAGCGCGCACCAGCGTCGATGAATTCGAAATCCCCAGTATGGGATTAAGTGCCACCGACTCGAGGCCTGCGCGTGAGTAA
- the PPR1_1 gene encoding Zn(II)2Cys6 transcription factor (COG:K;~EggNog:ENOG410PHRG;~InterPro:IPR036864,IPR007219,IPR001138;~PFAM:PF00172,PF04082;~TransMembrane:3 (i350-366o429-450i725-748o);~go_function: GO:0000981 - DNA-binding transcription factor activity, RNA polymerase II-specific [Evidence IEA];~go_function: GO:0003677 - DNA binding [Evidence IEA];~go_function: GO:0008270 - zinc ion binding [Evidence IEA];~go_process: GO:0006351 - transcription, DNA-templated [Evidence IEA];~go_process: GO:0006355 - regulation of transcription, DNA-templated [Evidence IEA]): protein MLNPTSPISPTAVGRKRPHRITEPVAAPHDISSQPQQQPMNDGAAAAAATAPTSSASSSSFRNVSACNRCRQRKNRCDQRLPRCQACEKAGVRCVGYDPITKREIPRSYVYFLESRVTYLERALIDNGIEFNAAAAFDEAEAVRLEAGYDSTQQAHAVPPNGSSAAEGSMRDGNDNPVPVKREKNGSALGLEKVSRGGQGPGRSQDTDKEDNWRIQNLVSNIGMVSVQGTSDPRYLGSTSGISFARVVFAAVKSSVPGNTSERGPMRPKERLPHSATGTEGSTTRDSFFGLQTRPMMKCAAFPDRELAERLADLYFEHANPQIPIVHRTDFMELLDRTYGIDEKNRSPRSLYILNIVFAIGAGIIFEDKPADDQKDGRDHSPSATKRQRLSSHQYQPEEYHASAIVHLESFLSTSSTTDGFGALEELQAVLLLASFALLRPVAPGLWYIVGVAMRLAVDLGLHYEDGTGIDGPGNVNINRTHDKSSDKGKHRIDVHERGRREWVRDFRRRLWWCCYSFDRLVSCCVGRPFGISDQAISTEFPSILEDKYITKSGIMKAPEGSPSYKHSAFHYFKLRLLQSEIQDVLQHQQARFARQRVPHAAKSFMRADVVSPFLQGFDTFRSWRRDVDRRLLEWKQSAPAPQENGVRFPLEFLELNYWQAVIMLYQQSLTVPAELVDELSPAEDVSSPSFSQVDEEDEDDIYYKVAEAGQKVIRIYRQMHRVRLVNYTYLATHHIFMAGISFLYAIWHSPYVRSRLTPDEVDFTVLAATSVLGDLMHKCPPAEACRDAFERMSKATVEMCLSTTGFGPQVDLSRIPTTNFGSKQSSATHSRSRQYARQQADQRQRHNVARRQIQMRQSRPVPRFDMNLDDLFGDNGQGSSGLGKQVQQPPYPIPETSDPNFARPNIQRNPSMEYYGGFENAVSPQAQQPPQQQYYYGNSPQQSASPNSVGATTGLPQFQPTDQEHPGSVGLDYLDYDPASIERQMSMGSDENSEYKYQVPSLGDAGQNIGIDLGFGMAVDFQHDWSENANYDLLEGYFFGGGTGPGYSGI, encoded by the exons ATGTTAAATCCTACCTCCCCGATCTCGCCAACGGCCGTTGGAAGAAAACGACCACACCGCATAACTGAGCCCGTCGCCGCTCCGCACGATATATCGTcgcaaccccaacaacagccgATGAACGATGgtgcagccgcagccgcagccacCGCTCCTACTTCTTCGGCgagttcctcttcctttcgcAATGTGTCCGCTTGTAACCGCTGCCGGCAGCGGAAGAACCGCTGTGACCAGCGACTTCCACGATGCCAGGCCTGTGAGAAGGCCGGGGTCCGATGTGTCGGATACGACCCGATAACGAAGCGGGAAATCCCACGCAGCTATGTGTATTTTCTTGAGTCGCGGGTTACATATCTTGAAAGGGCCTTGATCGACAACGGGATCGAGTTTaatgcggcggcggcttttGATGAGGCGGAAGCTGTCAGATTGGAAGCGGGCTATGATTCCACGCAACAAGCACACGCGGTTCCTCCGAACGGGTCATCGGCTGCTGAAGGGTCTATGCGCGACGGAAATGACAATCCGGTGCCAGtaaagagggaaaagaatGGATCTGCTCTTGGGTTGGAGAAGGTCTCGCGAGGCGGCCAAGGCCCGGGGCGCAGCCAGGATACGGATAAAGAAGATAACTGGCGGATACAAAACCTCGTTTCGAATATTGGGATGGTCTCGGTGCAAGGAACTTCGGATCCACGGTATCTGGGGTCCACTTCGGGCATCTCCTTTGCGCGGGTTGTGTTTGCTGCCGTAAAGAGTTCGGTACCTGGGAATACATCGGAGCGTGGTCCAATGCGCCCTAAGGAGCGCTTACCACACAGCGCTACGGGAACTGAAGGGAGCACCACGCGAGACTCATTCTTCGGGTTACAAACTCGGCCAATGATGAAGTGTGCAGCGTTCCCTGATAGGGAACTGGCTGAGAGGCTAGCTGACCTTTATTTTGAGCATGCGAATCCGCAGATACCCATCGTCCACCGCACTGACTTTATGGAACTGCTTGATCGTACCTATGGAATTGACGAGAAAAACCGTTCGCCTCGCAGTCTATACATTCTCAACATCGTCTTTGCGATTGGCGCCGGTATCATATTCGAGGACAAGCCAGCAGATGATCAGAAAGATGGTCGAGACCATTCCCCGTCCGCAACCAAGAGACAACGTCTATCGAGTCATCAATACCAGCCAGAAGAATATCATGCTTCTGCGATTGTCCACCTAGAGTCATTCTTGtcgacttcttcaaccactGACGGTTTCGGTGCTCTAGAAGAACTCCAAGCagtccttctccttgccaGTTTCGCTCTACTCCGTCCTGTAGCACCTGGCCTCTGGTATATTGTCGGGGTTGCGATGCGCCTTGCGGTTGATCTTGGGCTTCATTACGAAGACGGAACTGGCATCGATGGCCCTGGAAATGTCAATATAAATCGTACGCATGACAAAAGCAGTGACAAAGGGAAGCACCGCATCGACGTTCACGAGCGAGGCCGTCGAGAATGGGTGCGTGATTTTCGCCGACGActatggtggtgttgctaCAGCTTCGACCGCCTCGTCAGTTGCTGCGTCGGCCGTCCATTTGGCATTAGCGATCAGGCCATAAGCACCGAATTCCCATCCATCTTGGAAGACAAATATATCACTAAATCTGGGATAATGAAGGCGCCGGAAGGCTCCCCGAGTTATAAACATTCTGCTTTCCACTATTTTAAGCTGCGCCTGCTCCAGTCGGAGATTCAGGACGTCctgcagcaccagcaggCACGATTCGCCCGGCAGAGAGTCCCACATGCCGCCAAGAGCTTCATGCGCGCCGACGTCGTGTCACCCTTCCTCCAAGGATTCGACACCTTCCGCTCGTGGAGGAGAGACGTTGACCGGCGGCTGCTGGAATGGAAACAGAGCGCACCGGCACCCCAGGAGAATGGCGTGCGGTTCCCACTTGAGTTCCTGGAGTTGAACTATTGGCAAGCAGTTATCATGCTATATCAGCAGAGCCTCACTGTTCCTGCTGAATTAGTGGATGAGCTCTCCCCTGCCGAGGATGTCTCCAGCCCGTCGTTTTCGCAggtagatgaggaggacgaggatgatatCTATTACAAGGTTGCTGAAGCCGGGCAAAAAGTAATTCGGATATACCGCCAAATGCATCGTGTGCGCCTCGTCAATTATACTTATTTGGCAACGCACCACATTTTTATGGCAG GTATCTCATTCTTGTATGCAATTTGGCACTCGCCTTACGTGCGCAGTCGTCTG ACACCCGACGAGGTGGATTTCACTGTCCTTGCGGCGACGTCTGTACTTGGAGATTTGATGCATAAGTGTCCTCCCGCAGAAGCCTGTCGTGACGCGTTTGAGCGTATGAGCAAAGCAACGGTTGAAATGTGTCTCTCGACAACCGGTTTTGGGCCACAAGTTGATTTAAGCCGGATACCGACAACTAACTTCGGGTCTAAACAGTCAAGTGCGACACATTCCCGGTCAAGACAATACGCAAGACAACAAGCAGACCAACGACAGCGACATAACGTAGCCCGGCGACAGATTCAAATGAGACAATCTCGACCCGTTCCTAGATTTGATATGAACCTTGACGATCTCTTTGGCGATAATGGACAGggcagcagcggcctggGAAAGCAGGTACAGCAGCCACCTTACCCTATCCCCGAGACTTCGGATCCAAACTTCGCGCGACCAAATATCCAGCGCAATCCTTCCATGGAATATTATGGTGGTTTTGAGAATGCCGTCTCGCCACAGGCacagcaaccaccacaacaacaatacTACTACGGCAACTCGCCCCAGCAAAGCGCTTCTCCAAATAGCGTCGGTGCGACCACCGGCCTTCCACAGTTCCAACCCACAGACCAAGAACACCCCGGTAGCGTGGGCCTCGATTACCTAGACTACGACCCAGCAAGCATCGAGCGTCAGATGTCGATGGGCTCTGACGAAAACTCCGAATACAAATATCAGGTGCCGTCGTTGGGCGATGCTGGGCAAAATATTGGCATCGATCTTGGATTCGGCATGGCAGTTGACTTCCAGCATGACTGGAGCGAAAACGCGAATTATGATTTACTTGAAGGGTATTTCTTTGGTGGCGGAACAGGACCGGGGTATTCGGGGATATAA